One part of the Alistipes onderdonkii genome encodes these proteins:
- a CDS encoding helix-turn-helix domain-containing protein, which translates to MKPLKGNPTLRLLRLVLRRFNRLELLIQNNSRPLPDDLIDTPAVRMLTRMSDRTLSRRRSDGTIPYVKHGGKIYYSRSRVLEALRNEPNTTSTNKVKKS; encoded by the coding sequence ATGAAGCCATTGAAAGGTAATCCGACTCTGCGTTTGTTACGTCTGGTATTGCGACGATTCAATCGTCTCGAACTACTCATCCAAAACAATTCTCGACCTTTACCCGATGACCTGATCGACACTCCGGCAGTCCGCATGCTTACCCGGATGTCCGACCGTACCCTCTCCCGTCGTCGAAGCGACGGCACGATCCCTTATGTCAAGCACGGCGGCAAAATCTATTACAGCAGATCGCGCGTTCTCGAAGCCCTCCGGAATGAACCCAACACCACATCAACCAATAAAGTAAAGAAGTCATGA
- the dnaK gene encoding molecular chaperone DnaK — protein sequence MAKIIGIDLGTTNSCVAVMEGNEPVVIPNSEGHRTTPSVVAFTADGERKVGDPAKRQAITNPKRTVFSIKRFMGERYDQVTADIERAPYPIVKGDNNTPRVDIDGRQYTPQEISAIILQKMKKTAEDYLGQEVTEAVITVPAYFSDSQRQATKEAGEIAGLKVRRIINEPTAAALAYGMDKKSSDMKIAVYDLGGGTFDISILELGDGVFEVKSTNGDTHLGGDDFDHVLIDYMAEAFKAEHQIDLRQDPMALQRLKEAAEKAKIELSSSTSTEINLPYIMPVNGIPQHLVMSLTRAKFEQLCDHLIRKTIEPCKLALRDAGLDASQINEVILVGGSTRIPAIQKIVEEFFGRTPNKSVNPDEVVAVGAAIQGGVLTGEVKDVLLLDVTPLSLGIETLGGVMTKLIDANTTIPTRKSETFSTAADNQPSVEINVCQGERPLARDNKSIGRFHLDGIPAAPRGVPQIEVTFDIDANGILNVSAKDKGTGKEQKIRIEASSGLTEQEIQRMRDEAKANEAKDKEEKERIDKINAADSNIFATEKQLKEYGDKLPADKKSAIEGALAKLKEAHKNADVAAIDTAIAELNAAWQAASQDIYAQQQAQGAQPGADAGQSQSQANAGGASNGGDSSQPEDVEFEEVK from the coding sequence ATGGCAAAGATTATTGGTATTGACTTAGGTACTACGAACTCCTGCGTAGCAGTGATGGAGGGCAATGAGCCCGTGGTTATTCCCAACTCCGAGGGACACCGCACGACCCCGTCTGTGGTGGCTTTCACGGCGGACGGCGAGCGCAAGGTGGGTGACCCGGCTAAGCGTCAGGCCATCACCAACCCCAAACGTACGGTCTTTTCGATCAAGCGTTTCATGGGCGAGCGCTACGATCAGGTTACGGCCGATATAGAGCGTGCCCCCTATCCGATCGTCAAGGGTGACAACAACACCCCGCGCGTCGATATCGACGGCCGCCAGTATACGCCGCAGGAGATTTCGGCCATCATCCTGCAGAAGATGAAGAAGACGGCCGAAGACTACCTCGGACAGGAGGTTACAGAGGCTGTCATCACGGTTCCCGCCTATTTCTCCGACTCGCAGCGCCAGGCTACGAAGGAGGCTGGCGAAATCGCCGGGCTGAAGGTGCGCCGTATCATCAACGAGCCTACCGCAGCCGCACTGGCCTACGGTATGGACAAGAAGAGCAGCGATATGAAGATCGCCGTGTATGACCTCGGCGGCGGTACGTTCGATATTTCGATTCTCGAGCTGGGCGACGGCGTCTTCGAAGTGAAGTCGACCAACGGCGATACCCATCTGGGCGGCGACGACTTCGACCACGTGCTGATCGACTACATGGCCGAGGCGTTCAAGGCCGAGCACCAGATCGACCTGCGCCAGGATCCGATGGCCTTGCAGCGTCTGAAGGAAGCTGCCGAGAAGGCGAAGATCGAACTTTCGTCCTCGACCTCCACGGAGATCAACCTGCCGTACATCATGCCCGTCAACGGCATTCCGCAGCACCTCGTTATGTCGCTCACGCGTGCCAAGTTCGAGCAGCTGTGCGACCACCTGATCCGCAAGACCATCGAGCCTTGCAAACTCGCTTTGCGCGACGCGGGCCTCGACGCTTCGCAGATCAACGAGGTGATCCTCGTTGGCGGTTCGACCCGTATCCCCGCGATCCAGAAGATCGTCGAAGAGTTCTTCGGCCGCACGCCCAACAAGAGCGTGAACCCCGACGAAGTGGTGGCCGTAGGCGCCGCTATCCAGGGCGGTGTGCTCACGGGCGAGGTGAAGGACGTGCTGCTGCTCGACGTTACGCCGCTGTCGCTGGGTATCGAGACCCTGGGCGGTGTGATGACCAAGCTCATCGACGCCAACACCACGATCCCGACCCGCAAGTCGGAGACCTTCTCCACGGCTGCCGATAACCAGCCTTCGGTCGAGATCAACGTCTGCCAGGGCGAACGTCCGCTGGCCCGCGACAACAAGTCGATCGGCCGCTTCCACCTGGACGGCATTCCTGCCGCTCCGCGCGGTGTGCCGCAGATCGAGGTGACGTTCGATATCGACGCCAACGGTATTCTGAACGTCTCGGCCAAGGACAAGGGCACGGGCAAGGAGCAGAAGATCCGTATCGAGGCTTCTTCGGGCCTTACCGAGCAGGAAATCCAGCGTATGCGCGATGAGGCCAAGGCCAACGAGGCCAAGGACAAGGAGGAGAAGGAGCGTATCGACAAGATCAACGCCGCCGACTCGAACATCTTTGCCACGGAGAAGCAGCTCAAAGAGTATGGCGACAAGCTCCCCGCCGACAAGAAGTCCGCGATCGAGGGTGCGCTGGCCAAGCTGAAGGAGGCGCACAAGAACGCCGACGTGGCGGCTATCGACACGGCCATCGCCGAGCTGAACGCCGCATGGCAGGCTGCATCGCAGGACATCTACGCACAGCAGCAGGCGCAGGGCGCACAGCCCGGGGCCGATGCCGGCCAGTCGCAGTCGCAGGCCAATGCCGGCGGCGCGTCGAATGGCGGCGACAGCTCTCAGCCTGAGGACGTCGAGTTCGAGGAGGTGAAGTAA
- a CDS encoding DMT family transporter, whose translation MIKYTEYKYHLAALFSVAVWGATFVSTKVLIANSLTPAEIFLLRFAMAYLCILPLSGRRLWASGWRDELTLSVAGITGGSLYFLTENMALEYAPASNVSLIVCTAPVWTAVLLSLLYRGERMTRRQAAGSALAFAGMVLVVLNGRFVLRLSPRGDMLALSAALLWMVYSLVIKRIGGRYPAVFITRKVFFYGLLTILPVFLFQPFSVTPEVLARPAVWGNLLFLGIVASMLCYVLWNAAMHRLGAVRTTNYIYFNPLVTIITAAACIGERITPAALAGAALILYGMWRAERG comes from the coding sequence ATGATAAAATATACGGAGTACAAGTACCACCTTGCGGCGCTCTTCAGCGTGGCGGTATGGGGAGCGACGTTCGTTTCGACGAAGGTGCTCATCGCCAATTCGCTGACCCCGGCGGAGATATTCCTGCTGCGGTTCGCCATGGCATACCTCTGCATCCTGCCCCTGTCAGGCAGGCGGTTGTGGGCATCGGGATGGCGTGACGAACTGACGCTCTCGGTGGCCGGAATCACGGGCGGCTCGCTCTATTTCCTGACCGAAAACATGGCGCTGGAATACGCCCCGGCCTCGAACGTCTCGCTGATCGTGTGCACGGCGCCCGTATGGACGGCCGTACTGCTGAGCCTGCTCTACCGCGGCGAACGGATGACGCGGCGGCAGGCCGCGGGTTCGGCGCTGGCGTTCGCAGGCATGGTACTCGTCGTCCTCAACGGCCGTTTCGTGCTCCGGCTCTCGCCCAGGGGCGACATGCTGGCATTGTCGGCGGCACTGCTGTGGATGGTCTATTCGCTGGTCATCAAACGCATCGGCGGCCGCTACCCTGCCGTATTCATCACCCGCAAGGTATTCTTCTACGGGCTGCTGACCATCCTGCCGGTATTTCTCTTCCAGCCTTTTTCGGTCACCCCCGAGGTGCTGGCACGCCCCGCCGTGTGGGGCAACCTGCTGTTCCTGGGGATCGTAGCCTCGATGCTCTGCTATGTCCTGTGGAACGCCGCGATGCACAGGCTGGGAGCCGTGCGCACGACCAACTACATCTATTTCAACCCGTTGGTGACGATCATCACGGCAGCGGCCTGCATCGGCGAGCGCATCACCCCCGCGGCACTGGCAGGCGCGGCACTGATCCTCTACGGCATGTGGCGGGCAGAACGGGGATAG
- the secDF gene encoding protein translocase subunit SecDF → MQSKGAIKLLAVLLALACVYQLSFTFKTRSVEKKASEYAAQFPLDQQGEAEQHYLDSVQNLGVYNLGFKKFTYKECKEKELNLGLDLKGGMNVMLEVQVEDVVKALAGDSQNDPAFVGAIAEANAALKDGTSKDYISDFVKAYQRLSNGGSLAAIFVSPDRKDITLESSDADVEKILKKETDAAIAASFNVLRSRIDHFGVTQPNIMRLPNSHRILVELPGVKEPQRVRDLLQGTASLEFWLTYDAREVLPALAAADKLVKAELAELPAATQPETASAEAEAVGEQTASGDAAGLIAEIGADSVAAAGQVDAGRYDRTQNPLLAVLDPNYAGGAAIGAAYKADMAAVNEYLANPAVRELFPADIDFKWGVKGDDKIDGRYYLYAIKISTPDGKAPLDGSVVTSATEQYAQRGATAEVSMTMNGEGTQEWARLTGENIGKCIAIVLDGYVYSAPRVNTKIDKGSSQITGDFTIQEAKDLANVLNSGKVPAPAKIIQDTVVGPSLGQESINAGMLSFVIAFILVLLYMGLFYKTAGWMSDVALLTNVFLLMGVLVSFGAVLTLPGIAGIVLTMGMAVDANVIIYERIKEELRGGKGLSLAIKDGFSKAYSAIIDGNLTTIITGIVLFIFGNGPVQGFATTLIIGIITSFFSAVFITRLLIEWIVAKWGHISFSRKWSENFLNNTHFDFIRVRKVGYTIAVVLIALSCISFVARGLNLGAEFTGGRAYVIRFDKAVSAEEVRQNLGEAFSQHAGADASAISFEVKQYGNENQMRIVTQYRYDDTSDEATAEVEQIIFDALKPLYSYDISFEQFRNTQTDVNGILTADKIGPSIAKDMTWNAIYSVLFSLIAIGLYITFRFKRWQWASGATLALAVNALFIIGLFSMLYGFVPFNLEVNQAFIAAILTIIGYAINDTVVVFDRIREYLGLYPKRNLKDNVNNAINSTLSRTINTSGTTLVTLLAIFFFGGETIRGFIFALTVGVIVGTVATIFIATPVAYDLMAKRAKIDKE, encoded by the coding sequence ATGCAAAGTAAAGGTGCTATTAAATTACTCGCAGTCCTTTTGGCGCTTGCGTGTGTTTACCAGCTCTCCTTCACGTTCAAGACGCGGAGCGTAGAGAAGAAGGCGTCGGAGTACGCCGCGCAGTTCCCCCTCGACCAGCAGGGCGAGGCCGAACAGCATTACCTCGATTCGGTTCAGAATCTGGGTGTTTATAACCTCGGGTTCAAGAAATTCACCTACAAGGAGTGCAAGGAGAAGGAACTGAACCTGGGTCTCGACCTCAAGGGCGGTATGAACGTCATGCTGGAGGTGCAGGTCGAGGATGTCGTCAAGGCGCTCGCCGGCGACAGCCAGAACGATCCCGCCTTCGTCGGCGCCATCGCCGAGGCCAACGCGGCCCTGAAGGACGGCACCTCGAAAGACTATATTTCCGACTTCGTGAAGGCCTACCAGCGCCTTTCGAACGGCGGTTCGCTGGCTGCGATCTTCGTCAGCCCCGACCGTAAGGACATCACGCTCGAAAGCTCCGATGCCGACGTCGAGAAAATCCTCAAGAAGGAAACCGATGCCGCCATCGCCGCTTCGTTCAACGTCCTGCGCAGCCGTATCGATCATTTCGGCGTTACGCAGCCCAACATCATGCGCCTGCCCAACTCGCACCGCATCCTGGTCGAGCTGCCGGGCGTGAAGGAGCCGCAGCGTGTGCGCGACCTGTTGCAGGGTACCGCGTCGCTCGAATTCTGGCTGACCTACGATGCCCGCGAGGTGCTTCCCGCACTGGCAGCAGCCGATAAGCTCGTCAAGGCCGAGCTGGCCGAGCTCCCCGCCGCCACGCAGCCCGAGACCGCTTCGGCCGAAGCCGAGGCCGTCGGTGAGCAGACCGCTTCCGGCGACGCCGCAGGCCTGATCGCCGAGATCGGCGCCGATTCCGTTGCCGCTGCCGGGCAGGTGGACGCAGGCCGCTACGACCGTACGCAGAACCCGCTGCTGGCCGTGCTCGACCCGAATTATGCGGGTGGTGCCGCCATCGGTGCCGCCTATAAGGCCGACATGGCTGCCGTCAACGAATACCTGGCGAACCCCGCGGTGCGCGAGCTCTTCCCGGCCGACATCGACTTCAAGTGGGGTGTCAAGGGCGACGATAAGATCGACGGTCGCTACTACCTCTATGCCATCAAGATTTCCACGCCCGACGGCAAGGCTCCGCTGGACGGGTCGGTCGTGACGAGCGCCACGGAGCAGTACGCCCAGCGCGGCGCTACGGCCGAGGTGTCGATGACCATGAACGGCGAGGGTACGCAGGAGTGGGCGCGCCTGACGGGCGAGAACATCGGCAAATGCATCGCCATCGTCCTCGATGGGTACGTATATTCTGCACCCCGCGTGAACACCAAGATCGACAAGGGTTCCTCGCAGATCACGGGCGACTTCACGATTCAGGAGGCGAAAGACCTTGCCAACGTACTCAACTCGGGTAAGGTTCCCGCTCCGGCCAAGATCATCCAGGATACCGTCGTGGGCCCCTCGCTGGGTCAGGAGTCGATCAACGCGGGTATGCTCTCGTTCGTGATCGCCTTCATCCTCGTGCTGCTCTACATGGGCCTGTTCTATAAGACCGCAGGCTGGATGTCCGACGTCGCCCTGCTGACCAACGTCTTCCTGCTGATGGGCGTCCTGGTGTCGTTCGGCGCCGTGCTGACGCTGCCGGGTATCGCGGGTATCGTCCTGACGATGGGTATGGCCGTCGACGCCAACGTCATCATCTACGAACGTATCAAGGAGGAGCTGCGCGGCGGCAAGGGGCTCTCGCTGGCCATCAAGGACGGTTTCTCGAAAGCCTACTCGGCCATCATCGACGGTAACCTGACGACCATCATCACCGGTATCGTGCTCTTCATCTTCGGTAACGGCCCCGTACAGGGCTTCGCCACGACCCTTATCATCGGTATCATCACTTCGTTCTTCAGCGCCGTGTTCATCACGCGCCTGCTGATCGAGTGGATCGTCGCCAAGTGGGGACATATCTCCTTCTCGCGCAAGTGGTCGGAGAACTTCCTGAACAATACCCATTTCGATTTCATCCGCGTGCGCAAGGTGGGTTATACGATCGCCGTGGTGCTGATCGCCCTTTCGTGCATCTCGTTCGTGGCCCGCGGCCTGAACCTCGGTGCCGAGTTCACCGGCGGCCGTGCCTATGTGATCCGCTTCGACAAGGCCGTTTCGGCCGAGGAGGTGCGCCAGAACCTTGGCGAGGCGTTCTCGCAGCACGCCGGTGCCGACGCTTCGGCGATCAGCTTCGAGGTGAAGCAGTACGGCAACGAGAACCAGATGCGCATCGTGACGCAGTACCGCTACGACGACACGTCGGACGAGGCTACCGCCGAAGTGGAGCAGATCATCTTCGACGCCCTGAAGCCGCTCTATTCGTACGACATCTCCTTCGAGCAGTTCCGTAATACCCAGACCGACGTCAACGGTATCCTCACTGCCGACAAGATCGGCCCTTCGATCGCCAAGGACATGACCTGGAACGCCATCTACTCGGTGTTGTTCTCGCTCATCGCCATCGGCCTCTACATCACGTTCCGCTTCAAGCGCTGGCAGTGGGCATCGGGCGCCACGCTCGCACTGGCCGTCAACGCGCTGTTCATCATCGGCCTCTTCTCGATGCTCTACGGTTTCGTGCCCTTCAACCTGGAGGTGAACCAGGCGTTCATCGCCGCGATCCTTACGATCATCGGCTATGCCATCAACGATACGGTGGTCGTCTTCGACCGTATCCGCGAGTACCTGGGCCTCTATCCCAAGCGCAACCTCAAGGATAACGTGAACAACGCCATCAACTCGACGCTGTCGCGTACGATCAACACCTCGGGTACGACGCTCGTGACGCTGCTCGCCATCTTCTTCTTCGGCGGCGAGACCATCCGCGGCTTCATCTTCGCCCTGACGGTCGGCGTCATCGTGGGTACTGTGGCTACGATTTTCATCGCTACGCCGGTCGCTTACGACCTGATGGCCAAGCGTGCCAAGATCGACAAGGAGTAA
- the coaE gene encoding dephospho-CoA kinase (Dephospho-CoA kinase (CoaE) performs the final step in coenzyme A biosynthesis.) translates to MKVGITGGIGSGKSTVCRLFAQKGIAVYDSDAAAKRLMQEDGVLRRQLAGRFGEGTFRDGVLDRAYLAGIVFADPQALADLNALVHPVVMRDFDAWAARQEGSYVILESAILFEAGLEGCVDKTVAVLAPRELRIERTCRRDGCGADQVVRRIAAQLDDDALSARADYVVVNIFEEDLEPAVVKLDRIFSHGSK, encoded by the coding sequence ATGAAAGTAGGAATTACGGGCGGCATCGGCAGCGGCAAGAGCACTGTCTGCCGCCTTTTTGCACAGAAGGGCATTGCGGTTTACGATTCGGACGCTGCGGCCAAACGGCTGATGCAGGAGGATGGGGTGCTGCGGCGGCAGTTGGCCGGCCGCTTCGGCGAGGGGACTTTCCGTGACGGGGTGCTCGACCGGGCTTACCTCGCGGGCATCGTCTTTGCCGATCCGCAGGCGCTGGCCGACCTCAATGCATTGGTGCATCCGGTCGTTATGCGTGATTTCGATGCCTGGGCGGCGCGGCAGGAGGGTAGCTACGTGATCCTCGAAAGCGCCATCCTGTTCGAAGCAGGGCTCGAAGGTTGTGTCGACAAGACGGTCGCCGTCCTCGCGCCGCGCGAACTGCGCATCGAGCGCACCTGCCGCCGCGACGGGTGCGGGGCCGATCAGGTCGTGCGCCGCATCGCCGCGCAGCTCGACGACGATGCGCTGAGCGCCCGTGCGGACTATGTGGTCGTCAATATCTTCGAGGAAGACCTCGAACCAGCAGTAGTCAAACTCGACCGGATTTTCAGCCATGGCAGCAAATAA
- a CDS encoding ABC transporter ATP-binding protein, translating into MIKVTDIHKRFGDLEVLKGVSLDVARGEVVSIVGASGAGKTTLLQIVGTLSRPDGGRVEIDGQDVFSLGDKTLSRFRNGRIGFVFQFHHLLPEFTAFENVCIPGLIGKHPRAEVERRAAELLEMMGLAGRRDHKPGQLSGGEQQRVAIARALINSPAVLLADEPSGNLDSHNRDEIHRLFFELRDRLGQTIVIVTHDEHLAAMADRRITMSDGRIL; encoded by the coding sequence ATGATTAAAGTTACCGATATACACAAGCGCTTCGGCGACCTCGAAGTGCTGAAAGGCGTTTCGCTCGACGTCGCCCGGGGCGAGGTCGTTTCGATCGTCGGTGCCAGCGGCGCCGGCAAGACCACGCTGTTGCAGATCGTGGGTACGCTTTCGCGGCCCGACGGCGGACGGGTCGAAATCGACGGTCAGGATGTTTTTTCGCTGGGCGATAAGACGTTGTCCCGATTCCGCAACGGACGCATCGGTTTCGTGTTCCAGTTCCACCACCTGCTGCCCGAGTTCACGGCCTTCGAGAACGTCTGCATCCCGGGGCTGATCGGCAAACACCCCCGTGCGGAGGTCGAACGCCGCGCCGCGGAGCTGCTGGAAATGATGGGTCTCGCCGGGCGCCGCGACCATAAGCCCGGCCAGCTTTCCGGCGGCGAGCAGCAGCGCGTGGCCATCGCCCGGGCCCTGATCAATTCCCCCGCCGTGCTGCTGGCCGACGAACCCTCGGGCAACCTCGATTCGCACAACCGCGACGAGATACACCGTCTTTTTTTCGAGCTGCGCGACCGGCTGGGGCAGACCATCGTGATCGTGACCCACGACGAACACCTCGCCGCCATGGCCGACCGCCGCATCACGATGTCCGACGGCCGGATTCTGTAA
- a CDS encoding TIGR02757 family protein, with the protein MDTELRELLERLHDKYNRPEFIECDPISVPHRYEGRADREIAGFFAATIAWGNRKAIVANGHRMMRCMDDAPADFVRNASEKELASLSSYAHRTFNGGDLRDFVLALRRMEELHGGIGSFFETRYEATRSIPAVFAEFRREFFGCDHAPRCEKHLSSIEKGAACKRLCMYLRWMVRSDGRGVDFGEWTRIPMSALYIPLDVHTGNMSRALGLLTRRQNDWRAVEQTTASLRMFDPADPVRYDFSLFGAGIDGYLKA; encoded by the coding sequence ATGGATACAGAACTCAGGGAGCTGCTCGAACGGCTCCACGACAAATACAACCGTCCCGAGTTTATCGAGTGCGACCCCATCTCGGTGCCGCACCGCTATGAGGGGCGTGCCGACCGGGAGATCGCGGGATTTTTCGCCGCCACGATCGCCTGGGGCAACCGCAAGGCGATCGTGGCGAACGGCCACCGGATGATGCGCTGCATGGACGACGCTCCGGCGGATTTCGTGCGCAACGCCTCGGAGAAGGAGTTGGCTTCGCTTTCGTCCTATGCCCACCGCACGTTCAACGGCGGCGACCTGCGTGACTTCGTGCTGGCGCTGCGTCGTATGGAGGAGCTTCACGGCGGCATCGGTAGTTTCTTCGAGACCCGCTACGAGGCGACGCGGAGCATCCCGGCGGTCTTTGCCGAATTCCGGCGCGAATTCTTCGGCTGCGACCATGCTCCGCGTTGCGAAAAACATCTTTCGTCCATCGAGAAGGGCGCCGCCTGCAAACGGCTCTGCATGTACCTGCGCTGGATGGTGCGTAGCGACGGGCGGGGTGTGGATTTCGGCGAGTGGACGCGCATCCCGATGTCGGCGCTCTATATTCCGCTCGACGTCCATACCGGCAATATGTCCCGTGCGCTGGGGTTGCTCACACGCCGCCAGAACGACTGGCGTGCCGTCGAGCAGACCACCGCTTCGCTCCGCATGTTCGATCCCGCCGACCCTGTGCGTTACGATTTCTCGCTCTTCGGAGCGGGTATCGACGGTTACCTCAAAGCATAG
- a CDS encoding tRNA1(Val) (adenine(37)-N6)-methyltransferase, protein MFRFKQFAIRQDRCPMKVGTDGVLLGAWVSVRPSDRRILDIGTGTGLIALMMAQRVPGARITGVDVEDISQARENADASPWGGRVAFVQCPVQEFAPQERFDLVVSNPPFFVGSLTCPDAGRTTARHAVRLPFGDLRDAVVRLLSDEGHFAVVLPADEAARFIGICRDVLLPVRRTDVRTTPRHAAKRVLLEFVHTSSAPAPDRTELVIGTGVHEQYTPEYRALTRDFYLKF, encoded by the coding sequence ATGTTCCGCTTCAAACAATTCGCCATACGCCAGGATCGCTGCCCGATGAAGGTTGGGACGGACGGCGTGCTGCTGGGCGCCTGGGTCTCGGTGCGTCCGTCGGACAGGCGCATCCTCGACATCGGTACCGGTACAGGGCTTATTGCACTGATGATGGCACAACGTGTCCCCGGGGCCCGGATCACGGGTGTCGACGTGGAAGACATTTCGCAGGCGCGCGAGAATGCCGATGCCTCGCCGTGGGGCGGCAGGGTAGCGTTCGTGCAATGCCCCGTCCAGGAGTTCGCGCCTCAGGAGCGGTTCGATCTGGTCGTCTCCAACCCGCCGTTCTTTGTCGGTTCGCTCACCTGTCCCGACGCGGGGCGTACCACGGCCCGCCATGCCGTGCGGCTGCCGTTCGGCGACCTGCGCGACGCCGTCGTGCGTCTGCTCTCCGACGAGGGGCACTTCGCCGTGGTCTTGCCTGCGGACGAGGCCGCCCGTTTCATCGGCATCTGCCGGGACGTGTTGCTTCCGGTGCGTCGTACCGACGTGCGCACGACGCCCCGCCACGCAGCCAAACGGGTGCTGCTCGAATTCGTCCATACGTCTTCCGCCCCGGCTCCCGATCGCACCGAGCTGGTTATCGGCACGGGTGTGCACGAGCAGTATACCCCCGAATACCGTGCCCTGACGCGCGATTTTTACCTGAAATTTTGA
- a CDS encoding DUF4831 family protein, whose protein sequence is MKLRLLALALVVCGGAAAQNPYIALQGADETSGGIVVSQPRTVLAVDVTAERDVTLSGPYARYAQKFLGVRAPLTDKISWAVTGASVALLDPKACLDAPAPAQPSRTVMSHATSEDEFSRLQADKNDMTVLALEDAAREAANTIFSLRRHRIELITGEAGENVFGEGLKAALAEIERLEQSYLELFLGKRVVTTETRRYVVYPQSDKKQYIVCRFSAAAGLLPESDLSGDMVLLQIEPSGNTATAVEASAKESNTVTCRVADPSVCTVIAGGREYARAVLPLFEFGRTINVALPRRK, encoded by the coding sequence ATGAAACTCAGACTTCTGGCGCTCGCCCTCGTCGTATGCGGCGGCGCCGCGGCGCAAAACCCATACATAGCCCTGCAAGGGGCCGACGAAACATCCGGCGGCATCGTCGTGTCGCAGCCCCGCACGGTGCTGGCCGTTGACGTCACGGCCGAGCGCGACGTGACCCTCAGCGGCCCCTATGCGCGCTATGCGCAGAAATTCCTCGGCGTCCGCGCCCCGCTGACCGACAAGATATCCTGGGCTGTTACCGGGGCTTCGGTCGCCCTGCTCGACCCCAAGGCGTGCCTCGACGCGCCCGCCCCGGCCCAGCCTTCGCGCACGGTGATGTCCCATGCCACGTCCGAGGACGAATTTTCGCGCCTCCAGGCCGACAAGAACGACATGACGGTGCTGGCGTTGGAAGACGCCGCCCGAGAAGCCGCCAACACGATCTTTTCGCTTCGCAGGCACCGTATCGAGCTCATCACGGGCGAAGCGGGCGAAAATGTCTTCGGCGAGGGGCTGAAAGCCGCCCTGGCCGAGATCGAACGCCTCGAACAGAGCTATCTGGAGCTCTTCCTGGGCAAGCGTGTCGTCACCACCGAGACCCGCCGCTATGTGGTCTATCCGCAATCCGACAAGAAGCAGTATATCGTCTGCCGTTTCAGCGCCGCCGCAGGGCTGCTCCCCGAGAGCGACCTTTCGGGTGACATGGTGCTGTTGCAGATCGAACCCTCAGGCAATACGGCTACCGCCGTCGAGGCTTCGGCCAAGGAGTCCAATACCGTGACCTGTCGCGTGGCCGACCCGTCGGTCTGCACGGTCATCGCCGGCGGCCGCGAGTATGCCCGCGCGGTGCTTCCGCTGTTCGAGTTCGGCCGCACGATCAACGTCGCGCTTCCCCGCCGCAAATAG
- a CDS encoding DNA alkylation repair protein has product MDYTSRMVALLRELRRERNGAVADSMRYYGTPYGLNYGVSLPTLRRIARAEAPDHGFARYLYRQDVRELRLAALHIACPACLTPEEFPAWAAGIVNSEIAEEAAFALLSRAEAFPALFSAWIASPDALLQYAALLAAARSPRLTASWVAPAVEAVHRNATAEATVETPAEAMTEATAAAISAAADTSVAPGAFVSDASVTEASSPEAATPVSGDSSVGDTPSAAIASAAAGASPAADPHVASPCAAGQQVSSRPLAQHPVPAARLTAQGAVALLAAVAAQNEENRQAVLRAAGSLGKLPAEDYVHEELAWRLEA; this is encoded by the coding sequence ATGGATTATACGTCGCGTATGGTGGCGCTGCTCAGGGAGTTGCGCCGCGAGCGTAACGGTGCCGTAGCCGATTCGATGCGCTATTACGGCACGCCTTACGGACTGAATTACGGGGTGAGCCTGCCCACATTGCGCCGGATAGCGCGTGCAGAGGCGCCCGACCACGGTTTCGCCCGTTACCTCTACCGGCAGGATGTCCGCGAACTGCGCCTTGCCGCGTTGCATATTGCATGTCCGGCGTGCCTTACGCCGGAGGAGTTCCCCGCATGGGCCGCAGGCATCGTCAATTCCGAAATCGCCGAGGAAGCCGCTTTTGCCCTGCTGAGCCGAGCCGAGGCGTTCCCCGCGCTGTTCTCGGCGTGGATCGCCTCGCCCGATGCGTTGTTGCAGTATGCCGCCCTGCTCGCCGCCGCGCGCAGTCCCCGCCTTACGGCCTCATGGGTTGCTCCGGCCGTCGAAGCCGTGCACCGCAATGCAACGGCCGAGGCGACGGTCGAAACGCCGGCCGAAGCGATGACCGAGGCGACCGCCGCCGCAATTTCCGCCGCTGCGGATACCTCTGTTGCACCGGGTGCCTTTGTCTCTGATGCTTCTGTTACGGAGGCCTCTTCTCCGGAAGCTGCCACGCCTGTTTCCGGCGATTCTTCCGTTGGCGACACCCCTTCCGCTGCAATTGCCTCAGCCGCCGCAGGCGCTTCTCCGGCCGCAGACCCGCATGTCGCCTCCCCGTGTGCTGCCGGGCAGCAGGTTTCCTCCCGGCCTCTGGCGCAGCATCCCGTCCCCGCCGCCCGCCTTACGGCTCAGGGTGCGGTGGCGCTGCTCGCGGCCGTCGCGGCGCAAAACGAGGAGAACCGGCAGGCGGTACTCCGCGCAGCCGGTTCTCTGGGTAAGCTCCCTGCCGAAGACTACGTCCACGAGGAGCTCGCCTGGCGTTTGGAGGCATAG